The following are from one region of the Cloacibacterium sp. TD35 genome:
- a CDS encoding DNA alkylation repair protein, with translation MTFHNQILEALQFLSTPEKRDFLPYFFKTGKGQYAEGDQFIGVVVPDSRKLVKEYWQKATLEDVQEILKSEFHEMRLVALLILVTQFEKSKDEKEKKTLVDFYLKNTKYINNWDLVDLSCYKLLGRYCFENQKDDILKKLSNSESMWEKRIAIVATMYHIKKGSHDLTIELALNNLNHSHDLMHKANGWLLREIGKKDEEKLLNFLKTHYQNMPRTSLRYAIEKLDEDLRQDFLKGRI, from the coding sequence ATGACATTCCACAACCAAATCCTTGAAGCCTTACAATTTCTTTCCACACCAGAAAAGAGAGATTTTTTGCCGTATTTTTTTAAAACGGGAAAAGGTCAATATGCAGAAGGTGACCAATTCATTGGTGTAGTGGTTCCAGATTCTAGAAAGTTGGTGAAGGAGTATTGGCAAAAAGCCACTTTAGAAGATGTTCAAGAAATTTTGAAATCAGAATTTCACGAGATGAGATTAGTGGCACTGTTGATTTTGGTAACTCAATTTGAGAAATCCAAAGACGAAAAAGAGAAGAAAACTCTAGTAGATTTTTATCTGAAAAATACAAAATATATCAACAATTGGGACTTGGTAGATTTATCTTGTTATAAATTATTAGGAAGATATTGCTTTGAAAATCAGAAAGATGATATTTTGAAAAAGTTATCGAATTCTGAAAGCATGTGGGAAAAACGCATCGCAATTGTAGCTACGATGTATCATATTAAAAAAGGAAGTCATGATTTAACCATAGAATTGGCACTGAATAACTTGAATCATTCGCATGATTTGATGCACAAAGCAAACGGGTGGCTTCTAAGAGAAATAGGCAAAAAAGATGAAGAAAAATTATTGAATTTCTTGAAAACTCATTACCAGAATATGCCCAGAACTTCACTTCGCTATGCGATTGAAAAACTAGACGAAGATTTACGCCAAGACTTTTTAAAAGGAAGAATTTAA
- a CDS encoding DUF6122 family protein, with protein MFIALVFYRENWKKVYFIMLATMLVDVDHLFATPIFQEGRSSIGFHPLHTYPMIFLYFLGVLFLRGNYKIIAIGLLFHMFTDFQDFYFWRWLMRL; from the coding sequence GTGTTTATAGCGCTTGTTTTCTATAGAGAAAATTGGAAAAAGGTCTATTTCATTATGTTAGCCACCATGTTGGTAGATGTAGATCATCTTTTTGCTACGCCAATTTTCCAAGAGGGAAGAAGCAGCATCGGTTTTCATCCTTTGCATACTTATCCCATGATTTTTTTATACTTTTTAGGCGTTTTATTTCTGCGAGGAAATTACAAAATCATAGCAATAGGATTGCTATTTCATATGTTTACAGATTTTCAGGATTTTTATTTCTGGAGATGGTTAATGAGATTATGA
- a CDS encoding calcium:proton antiporter: MKLKKLFHWTVIAPILAWAIYFLTPDSDSTVILMLCGVFLMLSVFSAVHHSEVIAHKIGEPFGTIVLAISITIIEVALIISLMAAGGKETSHLARDTVFAAVMLILNGVLGLSLLVGSVKFHEQFFARTSANSLLVSLIAILVLTLILPNFTTSANGPVYTQPQLIFVSIACLTIYSTFLLVQTVRHRNYFLPNNKEEVISVPTAKESILSFITLLVCLGIVVLMAKKLSTPIETIIRNAGLPQSLVGVIIAAVILLPEGIASIKAARKDDLQTSLNLSLGSALASIGLTIPAVAVVCSIFDLDLVLGLDYKSMVLLGLSIFITMLSLSRGKTNILYGVVLLVNLAAYIFTVIYP; encoded by the coding sequence ATGAAATTAAAAAAACTTTTCCATTGGACGGTTATTGCTCCCATCCTAGCTTGGGCCATTTATTTTTTAACCCCCGATTCAGACAGTACAGTTATTTTAATGCTTTGTGGTGTTTTTTTAATGTTAAGTGTGTTTTCTGCAGTACACCATTCAGAAGTCATCGCACATAAAATTGGCGAACCTTTTGGAACTATTGTCTTGGCGATTTCCATTACAATTATAGAAGTAGCACTTATTATTTCGCTCATGGCAGCAGGAGGAAAAGAAACCTCACATCTCGCCAGAGATACTGTTTTCGCAGCGGTAATGCTTATTTTAAACGGTGTTTTAGGTTTAAGTTTATTGGTAGGAAGTGTGAAATTTCACGAACAGTTTTTTGCAAGAACCTCTGCCAATTCCCTACTCGTTTCTTTGATTGCTATTTTAGTTCTTACACTTATTCTTCCTAATTTTACCACCAGTGCAAATGGTCCTGTTTATACACAACCTCAATTGATTTTTGTTTCTATAGCTTGCCTTACCATTTACAGCACTTTTTTATTGGTTCAAACCGTGAGACACAGAAATTATTTCTTACCCAATAACAAAGAAGAAGTCATTTCTGTTCCTACTGCGAAAGAAAGTATTCTGAGCTTTATTACCTTATTGGTCTGTCTCGGAATAGTAGTATTAATGGCAAAAAAACTATCTACACCTATAGAAACCATCATTAGAAACGCAGGATTGCCACAATCTTTGGTCGGAGTAATTATTGCAGCAGTGATTTTATTACCAGAAGGAATCGCTTCCATTAAAGCAGCCAGAAAAGATGATTTACAGACCAGCCTCAATCTTTCTTTAGGCTCCGCATTGGCTTCTATTGGACTTACCATTCCTGCAGTTGCAGTTGTGTGCAGTATTTTTGATTTAGACCTTGTTTTAGGGTTAGATTATAAATCGATGGTTTTGCTGGGATTATCTATTTTTATCACCATGCTTTCACTAAGTCGAGGAAAAACCAACATTCTTTATGGTGTGGTTTTACTTGTGAACTTAGCAGCTTATATTTTTACTGTAATTTATCCTTAA
- a CDS encoding group III truncated hemoglobin — translation MKDITNTQDIQLLVNTFYDSVRQSEIGFFFEEIVPVNWEKHLPKMYLFWQALLFADVKFDGNPMGAHFPINEKMAMEKRHFETWLNLWKSTVDQLFSGEIAESAKSKAENIANLMAYKMEMDTKLRKS, via the coding sequence ATGAAAGACATAACCAACACTCAAGACATACAATTACTCGTCAATACTTTTTACGACAGCGTTAGACAATCAGAAATCGGTTTTTTCTTTGAAGAAATTGTGCCGGTAAACTGGGAAAAGCATTTGCCAAAAATGTATCTATTCTGGCAAGCCTTATTGTTTGCTGATGTAAAATTTGACGGAAACCCTATGGGAGCTCACTTCCCTATCAACGAAAAAATGGCTATGGAAAAACGCCATTTTGAAACATGGTTGAACCTTTGGAAATCTACTGTAGACCAATTATTCTCAGGCGAAATCGCAGAATCTGCAAAATCTAAAGCCGAAAATATTGCTAATTTAATGGCCTATAAAATGGAAATGGATACCAAGTTGAGAAAATCATAA
- a CDS encoding SemiSWEET family sugar transporter, with product MIFTFVINYYPNIMNFNPEILGLIAGTLSCITFVPQIFKTWKSKSVKDISVMSFLIVVTSTLIWLVYGIIKQLPSVILTNVVVCISAIIMLLLKWKYSEK from the coding sequence ATGATTTTTACATTTGTTATCAATTATTATCCAAATATTATGAATTTTAACCCAGAAATTCTCGGCTTGATTGCAGGAACACTGTCTTGTATTACCTTCGTTCCGCAAATTTTTAAAACTTGGAAGTCTAAATCTGTAAAAGATATTTCTGTAATGTCTTTTTTAATTGTAGTAACCAGTACTTTAATTTGGTTGGTTTATGGCATTATAAAGCAATTACCTTCTGTAATTCTCACCAATGTAGTGGTCTGTATATCTGCGATTATCATGCTTTTGCTCAAGTGGAAATATTCTGAAAAGTAA
- a CDS encoding S46 family peptidase, whose amino-acid sequence MKRIFLLFTFLLSFAQMRADEGMWLMMLVKRLNGKDLQKQGLRLTAEEIYSVNNSSLKDAIVQFNGGCTAEVVSKEGLLFTNHHCGYDAIATLSTPEKNYLKDGFFAMSNKEELPAKNLYVRFLVRMDDVTARINGKLNPQMSADERKAVIDAEYKAIQKENSENGKYTVVVRDFFSGNEFYYFVYQDYKDVRLVGTPTESIGKFGGDTDNWEWPRHTGDFSVFRIYGDDNGNPAEYSLNNVPLKPKYHLPVSMKGVKPGDFTMIMGYPGRTNRYLTSYGINQLVTKDYIGWVDASKSAMDVMKKYMDKDTQIRLDYASQYASVANYWKNRAGTIESVNKNGTVADKQKVEAKFQEWANLAENKATYGNVLSEIEAYYKLIADRNLERNYATQFQRNAKYAVLPYRIGAALKSYIEQNEAGKTAMKARLLAGVEASYDGFHPVVEKDMLQTLLSLYKNKVPFDYQLPVMKYSNPAELANQADASIFSTKESLLKFIENPSLAVLENDPLYKFSGIMVAEAMMFGDKYVKADDQFAKNTRLYFDGLRKSMPEKEFYPDANSTMRVTFGKVDRLPIRKDRQYYGVKDNFYTDMKGMVAKYKKGDAEFDLPQRLLDLYKKKDFGPYKDKKGYMPVNFLSDNDITGGNSGSPILNGNGELIGLAFDGNSEALSGDIVFEKQWQKTINLDVRFLLWVMDKYHGAGYLLNEMTIRK is encoded by the coding sequence ATGAAAAGAATATTTTTACTATTCACATTTCTATTGAGCTTTGCACAAATGCGTGCAGACGAAGGAATGTGGCTGATGATGCTCGTAAAGAGATTAAACGGAAAAGACTTACAAAAACAAGGGCTTAGATTAACTGCAGAAGAAATTTATTCTGTAAACAATTCTAGCCTAAAAGACGCCATCGTACAGTTTAATGGTGGTTGTACTGCAGAAGTAGTTTCTAAAGAAGGTTTGCTTTTCACAAACCACCACTGTGGTTATGATGCAATTGCAACACTTTCTACTCCAGAAAAAAATTATTTAAAAGATGGTTTCTTCGCCATGAGCAACAAAGAAGAGCTTCCTGCAAAAAATCTTTATGTGAGATTTTTAGTAAGAATGGATGATGTAACGGCTAGAATTAATGGGAAACTTAATCCTCAAATGTCTGCTGACGAAAGAAAAGCAGTAATCGATGCAGAATACAAAGCCATCCAAAAAGAAAATTCAGAAAATGGTAAATATACTGTTGTAGTAAGAGATTTCTTCAGCGGGAACGAATTCTACTATTTCGTATATCAAGATTATAAAGACGTAAGATTGGTAGGAACTCCTACAGAATCTATTGGTAAATTTGGTGGTGATACCGATAACTGGGAATGGCCAAGACATACTGGTGACTTCTCTGTTTTCAGAATTTATGGTGATGATAACGGAAATCCTGCAGAATATTCATTAAACAACGTTCCATTAAAACCTAAATATCACCTTCCTGTTTCTATGAAAGGTGTAAAACCTGGTGATTTCACCATGATTATGGGTTACCCTGGTAGAACTAACAGATATTTAACTTCTTATGGAATCAATCAATTGGTGACTAAAGATTATATCGGTTGGGTAGATGCTTCTAAATCTGCAATGGATGTGATGAAGAAGTACATGGACAAAGACACTCAAATCAGATTAGATTACGCTTCTCAATACGCTTCTGTAGCAAACTACTGGAAAAACAGAGCTGGAACCATAGAATCTGTAAACAAAAACGGAACAGTTGCAGACAAACAAAAAGTAGAAGCTAAATTCCAAGAATGGGCAAACTTAGCAGAAAACAAAGCTACTTATGGCAATGTCCTTTCAGAAATCGAAGCATATTACAAATTAATTGCTGATAGAAATTTAGAAAGAAACTACGCTACTCAATTCCAAAGAAATGCTAAATATGCAGTTCTTCCTTACAGAATTGGCGCTGCTCTTAAATCTTATATTGAGCAAAACGAAGCAGGTAAAACCGCTATGAAAGCTAGACTTCTTGCTGGTGTAGAAGCTTCTTACGACGGGTTTCACCCAGTAGTAGAAAAAGATATGTTACAAACTTTACTTTCTCTTTATAAGAACAAAGTACCGTTTGATTATCAACTTCCGGTGATGAAATATTCTAATCCAGCAGAATTAGCTAACCAAGCAGACGCTTCTATTTTCAGCACCAAAGAATCTCTACTTAAATTCATCGAAAATCCTAGTTTAGCTGTTTTAGAAAATGATCCGCTTTACAAATTCTCAGGAATTATGGTAGCAGAAGCTATGATGTTTGGAGACAAATATGTAAAAGCTGATGACCAATTTGCTAAAAACACAAGATTATACTTTGACGGTCTTAGAAAATCTATGCCAGAAAAAGAATTCTATCCAGATGCTAACTCTACTATGAGAGTAACTTTCGGTAAAGTAGATAGGTTACCAATCAGAAAAGACAGACAATATTATGGCGTAAAAGATAACTTCTATACTGATATGAAAGGTATGGTGGCTAAATACAAAAAAGGCGACGCAGAGTTTGACTTACCACAAAGATTGTTAGATCTATACAAGAAAAAAGATTTCGGTCCATACAAAGACAAAAAAGGTTACATGCCTGTAAACTTCTTATCAGATAATGATATTACAGGTGGAAACTCTGGTTCTCCTATCTTAAACGGAAATGGCGAATTAATTGGTCTTGCTTTCGATGGTAACTCTGAAGCACTTTCAGGAGATATCGTTTTCGAAAAACAATGGCAAAAAACCATCAACCTAGATGTAAGATTTTTACTTTGGGTAATGGATAAATATCACGGAGCTGGTTATTTATTAAACGAAATGACTATCAGAAAATAA
- a CDS encoding SemiSWEET family sugar transporter, with translation MNINPEVFGFIAGGISSALFIPQIVKIFKEKSAEEISLLTCIIGIISSVLWLYYGVVKDSISMMATNSISIAITVFLLILKWKFSKSL, from the coding sequence ATGAATATCAATCCAGAAGTGTTTGGATTTATAGCTGGTGGAATTTCCTCTGCGCTTTTTATCCCTCAAATTGTTAAAATTTTCAAGGAAAAATCAGCCGAAGAAATCTCTTTGCTCACTTGTATTATAGGAATAATCAGCAGTGTGCTTTGGTTGTATTATGGTGTGGTAAAAGACAGCATTTCTATGATGGCGACCAACAGTATTTCTATCGCCATCACCGTTTTTTTATTGATTTTAAAATGGAAATTCTCAAAATCTCTATGA
- the hflX gene encoding GTPase HflX, producing the protein MLEKKEHQYEKAVLVGLITQHQDEEKLTEYLDELEFLAYTAGATVEKRFTQKLSQPDSKTFVGSGKAEEIKNFVKENEIGTVIFDDELSPSQLKNLEREMEVKILDRTNLILDIFAQRAQTSYARTQVELAQYEYLLPRLTRMWTHLERQRGGIGMRGPGETEIETDRRIIRDRISLLKEKLKTIDKQMATQRSNRGKVVRVALVGYTNVGKSTLMNALSKSEVFAENKLFATLDTTVRKVVIGNLPFLLTDTVGFIRKLPTQLVESFKSTLDEVREADLLIHVVDISHESFEDHIDSVNQILMEINAHQKPMIMVFNKIDAFAYEKKDEDDLTPTTKKNISLEEWKKTWMAKSKYPTVFISALTKENFSEMKKMIYDEVHKIHISRFPYNDFLFEYFEDEER; encoded by the coding sequence ATGCTCGAAAAAAAAGAACATCAATACGAAAAAGCCGTTTTAGTAGGCTTAATTACACAACATCAAGACGAAGAAAAACTTACAGAATACCTAGATGAGTTAGAATTTCTCGCCTATACTGCAGGTGCAACTGTAGAAAAACGCTTTACGCAGAAATTATCTCAACCAGATTCTAAAACCTTTGTAGGAAGCGGAAAAGCAGAAGAAATCAAAAATTTTGTAAAAGAAAACGAAATAGGAACCGTTATTTTTGATGACGAACTTTCGCCTTCTCAGCTCAAAAATTTAGAGCGTGAAATGGAAGTGAAAATCCTCGACAGAACCAATCTTATCCTCGATATTTTTGCACAAAGAGCCCAAACTTCTTATGCAAGAACTCAAGTAGAACTCGCACAATACGAATATCTTTTGCCGAGATTAACCAGAATGTGGACGCACTTAGAGCGTCAGCGAGGTGGTATCGGAATGCGTGGTCCTGGTGAAACCGAAATTGAAACCGATAGACGTATCATTCGTGACCGAATTTCTTTGCTCAAAGAAAAATTGAAAACCATTGATAAACAAATGGCAACGCAGCGAAGCAATCGCGGAAAAGTAGTGAGAGTAGCTTTAGTAGGGTATACGAACGTAGGAAAATCTACACTCATGAATGCGCTTTCTAAATCAGAAGTTTTTGCAGAAAATAAACTCTTTGCAACGCTAGACACAACCGTTCGTAAAGTGGTGATTGGAAACTTACCGTTTTTGTTGACAGATACGGTTGGTTTCATCAGAAAATTGCCTACGCAGTTAGTAGAATCTTTTAAATCTACGCTAGATGAGGTAAGAGAAGCAGATTTACTCATTCACGTGGTAGATATTTCTCACGAAAGTTTCGAAGACCACATCGATTCAGTGAACCAAATTCTCATGGAAATTAATGCGCATCAGAAACCTATGATTATGGTTTTCAATAAAATAGATGCTTTTGCTTATGAGAAAAAAGACGAAGATGATTTAACTCCAACTACCAAAAAGAATATTTCTTTGGAAGAATGGAAAAAAACTTGGATGGCAAAATCTAAATATCCTACGGTTTTCATTTCGGCTTTGACTAAAGAAAATTTCTCAGAAATGAAGAAGATGATTTATGATGAGGTTCACAAAATACATATTTCAAGATTCCCATATAATGATTTCTTGTTTGAGTATTTTGAGGATGAAGAACGTTAA
- a CDS encoding YkgJ family cysteine cluster protein, producing the protein MDLEFYKNQALQKQKEYKKFLENLKKKPPKNLDYVVQEVHDEVFDEVDCLSCANCCKTTGPLYTEKDIERISKHLRMKPADFEAKFLRIDEDNDKVLQNLPCFFLNEDNACSIYEIRPKACREYPHTDRKKIYQINSLMLKNTVICPAAFTFVEKMMKNLTK; encoded by the coding sequence ATGGATTTAGAGTTTTATAAAAATCAAGCTTTACAGAAGCAAAAAGAATACAAAAAGTTTCTTGAAAATCTCAAAAAAAAACCGCCTAAAAATTTAGATTATGTGGTTCAAGAAGTGCATGATGAGGTTTTCGATGAGGTTGATTGTTTGTCTTGCGCCAATTGTTGCAAAACTACAGGTCCGCTTTATACTGAAAAAGACATCGAAAGAATTTCTAAACATCTTAGAATGAAACCAGCAGATTTTGAAGCAAAATTTCTAAGAATAGACGAAGATAATGACAAAGTTCTGCAAAATTTACCTTGCTTTTTCCTTAATGAAGATAACGCGTGTTCTATCTACGAAATAAGACCAAAAGCATGCAGAGAATATCCTCATACTGATAGAAAGAAAATTTATCAAATTAACAGCCTCATGCTGAAAAACACGGTGATTTGTCCTGCTGCATTTACGTTTGTAGAAAAAATGATGAAAAACCTTACCAAATAA
- a CDS encoding YdeI/OmpD-associated family protein, translating to MTTDYITFEAEIKQNGTMNAAFVDFPFSTEELFGKKGQVKIKALLDEKVEYRGSLAKMKSDCHLLGLTQEVRKQLGKTFGDKVTVKLWQDQEERIVEIPDDVLEVFEKNKEAFEMYQKMSYTHRKEYMRWITDAKKPETRENRKVKLIEMILAGKKGI from the coding sequence ATGACAACGGATTACATCACTTTTGAAGCAGAAATTAAGCAAAACGGCACTATGAATGCTGCCTTTGTAGACTTTCCTTTCTCTACAGAAGAATTATTTGGCAAAAAAGGTCAGGTAAAAATCAAAGCTTTGCTTGACGAAAAAGTAGAATACAGAGGAAGTCTTGCCAAAATGAAAAGTGATTGTCATCTACTGGGATTAACACAAGAGGTAAGAAAACAACTCGGGAAAACTTTTGGTGATAAGGTTACGGTGAAACTCTGGCAAGACCAAGAAGAAAGAATTGTAGAAATTCCTGATGATGTTTTAGAAGTTTTCGAAAAGAACAAAGAGGCTTTTGAAATGTATCAAAAAATGTCTTACACCCATCGGAAAGAATATATGAGATGGATTACCGATGCCAAAAAACCAGAAACCAGAGAAAACCGAAAGGTAAAATTGATAGAAATGATTTTAGCTGGTAAAAAAGGAATATAA